One part of the Raphanus sativus cultivar WK10039 chromosome 7, ASM80110v3, whole genome shotgun sequence genome encodes these proteins:
- the LOC130497648 gene encoding uncharacterized protein LOC130497648: MIHMGFSKFVGFLLIRVFKLFQIRDVWLPISSFFAPSLWISYTSYLHQLPSYSFAKHTTSPALHLGASKSQPYAVSALDKTRLCDHLLIHYEFSLDVWSRVFSMFNHPNVRFHNWSEVLSWLDYHPVSFGFSSNSLSHMEATKQYSP; this comes from the exons ATGATCCATATGGGATTTTCTAAGTTCGTGGGCTTCCTTCTTATTCGAGTATTCAAG CTCTTTCAGATACGTGATGTGTGGTTACCTATAAGCTCATTCTTTGCACCCAGCCTCTG GATTAGCTATACTTCATATTTGCACCAGTTGCCTTCATACAGCTTCGCAAAGCACACAACTTCCCCAGCCTTGCATCTTGGGGCATCCAAATCGCAGCCATATGCTGTCTCTGCTCTAGACAAGACGAGACTCTGTGACCATCTTCTTATTCACTATGAGTTCAGTCTTGATGTTTGGTCACGGGTTTTTTCAATGTTCAATCACCCGAATGTGCGTTTCCACAACTGGAGTGAGGTTCTTTCATGGCTTGATTACCATCCTGTGTCGTTTGGCTTCTCAAGCAACAGTCTATCACATATGGAAGCAACGAAACAATACTCTCCATAA